In Xanthocytophaga agilis, a genomic segment contains:
- a CDS encoding GNAT family N-acetyltransferase translates to METIRILDYQPQFAEDFKRLNIAWISKYFVVEPHDLEQLDHPHEHILHDGGQILFALQDNTVVGTVALVKVDDTTMELAKMAVDENVRGLGIGKKLCLAAIEKARQTGAKHLFLESNRKLAPALALYTTVGFQEVAMQDTPYSRADIRMAMDFE, encoded by the coding sequence ATGGAAACCATACGAATTCTCGATTACCAACCACAGTTTGCAGAAGATTTCAAAAGGCTTAACATTGCCTGGATCTCCAAATATTTTGTAGTTGAGCCACATGATCTGGAACAGTTGGATCATCCACATGAACATATACTGCATGATGGAGGCCAGATTCTTTTTGCACTTCAAGATAATACAGTTGTAGGTACAGTTGCATTGGTCAAAGTAGATGATACAACAATGGAACTGGCAAAAATGGCAGTAGATGAAAATGTAAGAGGCTTGGGTATTGGGAAAAAATTGTGTCTGGCAGCTATCGAAAAAGCCAGACAAACCGGAGCTAAGCATCTGTTTCTGGAGTCGAATCGAAAGCTTGCTCCTGCCCTGGCTTTGTATACCACCGTTGGTTTTCAGGAAGTAGCCATGCAGGACACACCGTATTCCCGTGCGGACATTCGGATGGCGATGGACTTTGAGTAA
- a CDS encoding endonuclease MutS2 — MLYPKNLEQKLGFDQIREWIKQECSGTLGKAFVEKMRFSNDYDMIDKLVRQTAEMKTIMLLHVDEFPSSNFIDAVPHLAKSAIEGMFLTEEEFFEIKLSLRTIYDCLIFFKNQEENVFPQLKELTQAIDIDSTLLKDIDRVIDQRGKLRDDASPELQAIRRQIIAEQANLRKKLESILKQSINQGYTSDDASATIRNGRMVIPVAAEHKRKIKGFIQDESATGQTIYLEPVEIFDLNNEITELGYREKREIIRILTHLTDRLRPHVPNLKKAYTFLGLIDFIRAKAKFALRTQANLPIFSKKTILIWENTRHPLLYLSFQKQGKSVIPLSIKLEEKQRILVISGPNAGGKSIALKTVGLTQYMFQCGLLVCMDDHSQIGLFRDIFIDIGDEQSLENDLSTYSSHLTNMKYFLQHADKNTLFLIDEFGTGTEPGMGGAIAETILDALQQKKAFGVLNTHYGNLKAYANRTEGVANAAMRFDAEHLEPLYQLEIGRPGSSFAFEIAQKIGLPREIVTKSKQKVGTTQVDFDKMLRELETEKQKFAEQNRELQAKEKTLNETLAKYSTLKNELETGRKQLLNKAKEDARRLVKDANQKIETTIREIREVKAEKDLTKMLRQDLADFEKKLKPEDVVVELETAPEIKVIGGTIEEGDLVRIKGQNTVGEVLSIKGKDAEIRIGELKSNVKINRLEKISRKEYRQQTVENQPRMQGIDMNEKMANFSTQLDLRGKRGEEALTEVDAWIDQGIMLGSSELRIVHGKGDGILRNLIRNHLRRYREIASMNDEHADRGGSGVTIIKMK, encoded by the coding sequence ATGTTATATCCTAAAAATTTAGAACAGAAGTTAGGCTTTGATCAGATTAGAGAATGGATCAAGCAAGAGTGTAGTGGAACATTAGGAAAAGCCTTTGTCGAAAAAATGCGTTTCTCCAATGACTACGATATGATAGATAAGTTGGTGCGGCAAACTGCAGAGATGAAGACAATCATGCTGCTTCATGTAGATGAATTTCCTTCCTCTAACTTTATAGATGCTGTACCGCATTTGGCAAAATCGGCTATCGAAGGGATGTTTTTGACAGAAGAAGAGTTCTTTGAGATAAAATTATCTTTACGTACAATTTATGATTGTCTGATTTTTTTTAAAAATCAGGAGGAAAATGTATTTCCTCAGCTTAAAGAACTAACTCAGGCTATTGATATTGATTCAACTTTACTAAAAGATATTGACCGGGTTATTGATCAGCGTGGTAAACTGCGCGATGATGCATCTCCGGAATTACAGGCTATTCGCAGACAGATTATTGCTGAACAGGCAAATCTGCGTAAAAAGCTGGAGAGTATATTGAAGCAATCCATCAATCAGGGATACACATCAGATGATGCTTCGGCAACAATTCGTAACGGACGTATGGTAATCCCGGTTGCAGCTGAACATAAACGTAAGATAAAAGGATTTATCCAGGACGAATCTGCTACTGGACAAACTATTTATCTGGAACCGGTTGAGATTTTCGATCTGAATAATGAGATTACCGAACTGGGGTATCGGGAGAAACGTGAGATAATTCGTATTCTAACACATCTGACAGATCGGTTACGCCCACATGTGCCTAATCTTAAGAAGGCTTATACATTTCTGGGACTAATAGATTTTATCAGAGCGAAAGCAAAATTTGCCCTTCGTACGCAGGCTAATCTGCCAATTTTCTCAAAGAAAACGATTTTGATTTGGGAAAACACGAGACATCCATTGTTGTATCTTTCATTTCAGAAACAAGGCAAATCAGTTATCCCGTTAAGTATCAAACTGGAAGAAAAGCAACGAATATTGGTTATCTCAGGACCTAATGCCGGAGGAAAATCCATTGCTTTGAAAACAGTAGGTCTGACTCAATATATGTTTCAGTGTGGCTTATTGGTATGTATGGACGACCATTCACAGATTGGACTGTTCCGTGATATCTTTATTGATATTGGCGATGAACAGTCGTTGGAGAATGACCTGAGTACCTATAGTTCACACCTGACAAACATGAAGTATTTTCTGCAACATGCAGACAAAAATACATTGTTCTTAATTGATGAATTCGGTACAGGTACTGAACCAGGTATGGGAGGAGCTATTGCTGAAACTATTCTGGATGCGTTGCAACAAAAGAAGGCTTTCGGTGTGCTAAATACACACTATGGTAATCTGAAAGCCTATGCTAATCGTACAGAAGGAGTTGCCAATGCTGCTATGCGTTTTGATGCAGAGCATCTGGAACCTCTGTACCAGTTGGAGATTGGCAGACCTGGAAGTTCGTTTGCTTTTGAAATTGCTCAAAAAATTGGATTGCCTCGTGAGATTGTCACAAAATCAAAGCAGAAAGTAGGCACTACGCAGGTTGACTTTGATAAGATGTTGCGTGAACTTGAAACAGAAAAACAAAAGTTTGCTGAACAGAATCGCGAATTGCAGGCCAAAGAAAAAACATTGAATGAAACTCTGGCCAAGTACAGTACATTGAAAAACGAGCTGGAGACAGGGCGCAAACAACTGTTAAATAAGGCTAAAGAGGATGCCCGCCGATTAGTCAAAGATGCCAACCAGAAAATTGAAACTACCATTCGGGAAATACGTGAAGTCAAAGCTGAGAAAGATCTGACTAAAATGCTGCGTCAGGATCTGGCAGATTTTGAGAAAAAATTGAAACCAGAAGATGTAGTAGTAGAACTGGAAACTGCACCTGAGATTAAAGTAATTGGAGGGACAATCGAAGAAGGAGACTTGGTGCGTATTAAAGGACAGAATACAGTAGGAGAAGTATTAAGCATCAAAGGAAAGGATGCTGAAATCAGAATCGGCGAACTAAAGTCCAATGTTAAAATCAATCGTCTGGAGAAAATAAGCCGGAAAGAATACCGTCAACAAACGGTGGAGAACCAGCCTCGGATGCAGGGAATTGATATGAATGAGAAAATGGCAAATTTCAGTACACAATTGGATTTGCGTGGCAAACGGGGTGAGGAAGCTTTGACCGAGGTTGATGCCTGGATTGATCAGGGTATTATGCTGGGGTCGTCAGAGTTACGTATTGTACATGGGAAGGGTGATGGTATTCTGCGTAATCTGATTCGGAATCATCTACGCCGTTATCGCGAAATTGCCTCTATGAATGATGAACATGCTGACCGAGGTGGATCTGGTGTGACAATTATTAAAATGAAATAA